DNA sequence from the Pedobacter schmidteae genome:
AAAGTAATAACCCCTTCTATGTACAAAGAGGGAGACATGACCACGGTTGACCTCATCTATAAATTTTTCGGCTGGACATCAGATATAGTAAGCTTAGGTGTAATGTTGTTTTTTTTGGTTACAATAAAAAACAATACGGTAAAAGGAGCTTTAGTGATATTTATCGTATTGAGATTTATATTTATGCTGGGATACAGGGTATTTGATTTCCCATTATAAAAAAATTACTGGAGCTGTTTGAATACTTCAACCTTCTTAAAAAATATGAATAAATAAACCTACAGGCGAAATATACGATTATGACAGAACAAGAATATTTGAATTTTTGCAAAGCCCAGTTAAAGGGGCCACTTACTGAAGAAGACGTGATTACTATGCTTACTGCATGGGGTGCAATCAATTATTCACTAGGCTATAAGACAGCGTTGAGTGACAATAATATTGAAGAGCAAAGTCAGTCCTGAAAGCGCTTTAAATTTTACAAAAATGTCATTTATACCTACTCCTCTTAATTTACCTGAGTATCCATTTAAAATCACACTTAAGGATGCTCAGTATTTTATTTTTGATGAGGTAAGAAAAAAACATCTGGTATTGACCCCGGAAGAGTGGGTAAGACAACACTTTATCCAATACCTTATCCACAAAAAGAAATTCCCTAAATCTTTGATCCAAATAGAAGGCGGGCTGAGTTTGAATAAGCTTCAAAAAAGGACAGATGTAGTGATCTTTAA
Encoded proteins:
- a CDS encoding zinc ribbon domain-containing protein, translating into MNCTKCNAINPPEAKFCRNCGTNLVSPELQAKDDNQTIKSLLIIVALDYLLSLIMFVIQKVITPSMYKEGDMTTVDLIYKFFGWTSDIVSLGVMLFFLVTIKNNTVKGALVIFIVLRFIFMLGYRVFDFPL
- a CDS encoding type I restriction enzyme HsdR N-terminal domain-containing protein, which codes for MSFIPTPLNLPEYPFKITLKDAQYFIFDEVRKKHLVLTPEEWVRQHFIQYLIHKKKFPKSLIQIEGGLSLNKLQKRTDVVIFNTSGERIMVIECKAPAVKITQSVFDQAARYNSVHKTKWLVVTNGLMHCYAMIHHQEKRFAFIEELPEYQLL